One genomic region from Nocardia vinacea encodes:
- a CDS encoding SDR family NAD(P)-dependent oxidoreductase — protein sequence MNRFTQRRVLVTGAGSGIGRAIVLRLLEEGAEVIGVSRSGDGLAKTAQLAMDRGSGDRLTVASFDIADEAAVEQTVPGLIAVGLDVLVNAAGIVRMSHTHETTTELWNTVLGTNLTGTFLVTRTALPALLESGRGVVVNISSNAASYAAPYRAAYAASKGGLEAFTRVLALEYSKRNLRAVCVSPGGIETAMTYSLLDVPPDIDPSLMSKMAPAIGPLLGSPEMVAGVVAMVASEDGEFITGTTIHVDGGAHV from the coding sequence ATGAACCGTTTCACGCAACGCCGAGTGCTGGTAACGGGCGCGGGTTCCGGCATCGGCCGGGCCATCGTCTTGCGACTGCTCGAGGAGGGAGCGGAGGTGATCGGCGTGAGCAGAAGCGGCGATGGCCTCGCCAAGACCGCTCAGCTCGCCATGGATCGGGGCTCGGGCGACCGGCTCACCGTCGCGTCGTTCGATATCGCGGACGAGGCCGCTGTCGAGCAGACGGTGCCCGGACTGATAGCCGTTGGCCTGGATGTACTGGTGAATGCCGCTGGGATCGTGCGCATGTCGCATACCCACGAGACCACCACCGAGCTGTGGAATACCGTCCTCGGCACCAATCTGACCGGAACGTTCCTGGTGACCCGGACCGCCCTGCCCGCACTACTGGAGTCCGGGCGCGGGGTGGTGGTCAATATCAGCTCGAATGCCGCGTCCTATGCCGCGCCGTATCGCGCGGCGTACGCGGCGAGCAAGGGCGGACTGGAGGCCTTCACGCGGGTGCTGGCGCTGGAGTACAGCAAGCGGAATCTGCGCGCAGTCTGCGTCTCGCCCGGCGGCATCGAGACGGCCATGACCTACAGCCTGCTCGATGTGCCACCGGATATCGATCCGAGTCTGATGAGCAAGATGGCTCCGGCCATCGGGCCGCTGCTCGGCTCACCCGAGATGGTCGCCGGTGTGGTCGCGATGGTCGCTTCCGAAGACGGTGAATTCATCACGGGCACAACGATTCACGTCGACGGCGGCGCGCACGTCTAA
- a CDS encoding FAD-dependent oxidoreductase, translating into MNTTPLPETTSVVIVGAGPAGLTTAITLADAGIDFVLLDRLAEGANTSRAAVVHARTLEVLQELGIAEELVDRGIVVPTFRVLDGNRTLATVPFGGLPTEYPYTLMVPQDTTEAVLLARLRKAGADVHRPYRITEVADENDGVTVEYVDGEGATGTIRADYVVGADGMHSVVREQAGIGFTGDTYPESFVLADVRMDWPIARGEVALHLSPEGVTVVAPLPDETDPNRYRVVATVDEAPEHPTIEDIQTILDTRGPGGTVKVREVLWSSRFRVHHRVADHYRAGRLLLAGDAAHVHSPAGGQGMNTGIQDAAFLGPLLVRVVDGEPDSVLDTYETTRRPVALGVVAFTDRMTKMATLRPLPARIVRNTVMTVATRIPAVRTKLAFRLAELANR; encoded by the coding sequence ATGAACACCACCCCGCTGCCGGAGACCACTTCCGTCGTCATCGTCGGGGCCGGTCCGGCCGGACTGACCACCGCGATCACCCTGGCCGACGCCGGTATCGACTTCGTACTGCTGGACCGGCTCGCCGAGGGTGCGAACACCTCGCGCGCCGCGGTCGTCCACGCCAGGACCCTGGAGGTGCTGCAGGAATTGGGCATCGCCGAGGAACTCGTGGACCGCGGCATCGTGGTGCCGACCTTCCGGGTGCTGGACGGCAACCGCACACTGGCCACAGTGCCGTTCGGCGGCCTGCCCACCGAGTACCCGTACACGCTGATGGTTCCACAGGACACCACCGAGGCCGTACTGCTCGCTCGACTGCGCAAGGCGGGCGCAGATGTGCACCGGCCGTATCGGATCACCGAGGTGGCTGATGAAAATGACGGCGTCACAGTCGAATACGTCGACGGCGAGGGAGCGACCGGCACGATCCGCGCGGACTATGTGGTCGGCGCGGACGGTATGCACAGCGTCGTCCGTGAGCAGGCGGGTATCGGCTTCACCGGCGACACCTACCCGGAATCCTTCGTACTCGCCGACGTCCGAATGGACTGGCCGATTGCGCGTGGCGAAGTGGCACTGCACCTTTCGCCGGAGGGTGTAACAGTGGTCGCGCCGCTGCCGGACGAGACCGATCCGAATCGATACCGGGTCGTCGCGACCGTCGACGAGGCCCCCGAACACCCAACTATCGAGGATATTCAGACCATCCTGGATACGCGCGGCCCCGGCGGCACTGTGAAAGTCCGTGAGGTGCTGTGGAGCTCGCGCTTCCGGGTGCACCACCGCGTCGCGGATCACTACCGCGCGGGCCGCCTGCTGCTGGCCGGTGATGCCGCACATGTGCACAGCCCGGCAGGTGGACAAGGTATGAACACCGGCATCCAGGATGCGGCCTTCCTCGGTCCGCTGCTGGTCCGGGTCGTCGACGGCGAGCCCGACAGTGTGCTCGATACCTACGAAACCACCCGTCGCCCAGTGGCTCTCGGCGTCGTCGCCTTCACCGACCGGATGACGAAGATGGCCACCCTGCGGCCACTTCCGGCACGCATCGTCCGCAATACCGTCATGACGGTGGCGACCCGCATTCCCGCGGTCCGCACCAAGCTGGCCTTTCGCCTCGCCGAACTCGCCAACCGCTGA
- a CDS encoding cytochrome P450 — MGCPVTGETIQRTRTALGHEGWLATSYAQVRTLFADPRLGRAHPTPETAARASDSMFFGGPLGNFETEPADQARLRELVVPFFSPRRMRDLRPRVEELTTQLFDEMSAKGSPADLHTAVALPLPLLVICELLGVPYADRDQFRAWTEALGEQQDAAKVQQGVAGLFEYFMALVQRKRHDQADDVLSHLCTRDDLSDQGIATLGLGLLFGGHETTVVQIGVGTKRLLENLDQWQALVDEPELVPTAIEELLRTADATQMPRYARTDMEIDGNDIRIGDLVLLDLTAANHDPTVFTDPDRVDVTRKDGSHVTFGYGARHCIGAPLARIELHTVFTQLVTRFPTMRLAVDAAAVPMRTSSFTGGVEELPVMW, encoded by the coding sequence ATGGGCTGCCCCGTCACGGGTGAAACCATCCAGCGGACGCGAACCGCGCTGGGCCACGAAGGTTGGTTGGCCACCAGCTACGCGCAGGTGCGGACGTTATTCGCCGATCCGCGCCTCGGCCGTGCCCATCCAACGCCGGAAACGGCTGCGCGGGCTTCGGATTCGATGTTCTTCGGCGGCCCGCTCGGCAATTTCGAGACCGAACCCGCCGATCAGGCCCGACTGCGCGAGTTGGTGGTGCCGTTCTTCTCCCCGCGGCGAATGCGCGACTTGCGGCCCAGGGTGGAAGAACTCACCACACAGTTGTTCGACGAGATGTCCGCGAAGGGCTCCCCCGCCGACCTGCACACCGCTGTGGCGCTGCCGCTGCCGCTATTGGTCATCTGCGAACTGCTCGGTGTGCCCTACGCCGACCGCGATCAGTTCCGCGCCTGGACCGAGGCCCTCGGCGAGCAGCAGGACGCCGCGAAGGTGCAGCAGGGTGTCGCCGGATTGTTCGAGTACTTCATGGCATTGGTCCAACGCAAACGGCACGACCAGGCCGATGATGTGCTGTCGCATCTGTGCACCCGGGATGATCTGTCCGATCAGGGCATCGCGACGCTCGGCCTCGGTTTGTTGTTCGGCGGCCACGAGACCACGGTGGTCCAGATCGGGGTCGGCACCAAACGGCTGCTGGAAAACCTCGACCAGTGGCAGGCCCTGGTCGACGAACCCGAACTGGTGCCGACCGCGATCGAAGAACTACTTCGGACGGCGGATGCCACCCAGATGCCCCGCTACGCGCGCACCGATATGGAGATCGACGGCAACGACATTCGCATCGGCGATCTCGTCCTGCTGGATCTGACCGCGGCAAACCATGATCCGACGGTCTTCACCGATCCCGACCGCGTCGACGTGACCCGAAAGGACGGCTCCCATGTGACCTTCGGCTACGGTGCCCGGCACTGCATCGGCGCGCCGCTGGCCCGCATCGAATTGCACACCGTATTCACCCAATTGGTGACCCGGTTCCCGACCATGCGCCTGGCCGTCGACGCTGCCGCGGTGCCGATGCGCACCAGCAGCTTCACCGGCGGTGTCGAGGAGTTGCCCGTGATGTGGTGA
- a CDS encoding acyl-CoA synthetase, with protein MESVEILGLWNIANAEPDRIALVDPSGREVSYRELATLANRYGTGLRAVGLQPGDVLVTMVHNCVEAVAAYFAAYQAGLYIVAVNWHLTGPEVAYILADSEAKAFIASDRFAAAAIAAADEAGLPATARFAVGEIAGFKSVSWLGAADTGRPDNRTTGAPMLYTSGTTGRPKGVRRPLTGTDPDVVPVYSSAFFGLFGLKPYDEHVHICGSPLYHTAVLNFATISIQLGHKLVLMDRWDAEEMLRLIDKHRVTHSHMVPTQFHRLLALPADVRAKYDVSSLRSMVHGAAPCPAETKRQMLEWWGPTVTEYYAATEGGGTVINGTEWLTKPGSVGKAWPWSVIKVLSEEDGSEVPTGETGLVYMRMGTSSFEYHHAKEKTEEARVGDLFTVGDIGHLDEDGYLYLHDRRSDLILSGGVNIYPAEIENVLTTHPKVEDVAVFGLPHPDWGQEVKAVVQPVAGVEGNDELTAELLAYAATQLAKYKMPRSIDYLDELPRDPNGKLYKRKLRDRYIPAS; from the coding sequence ATGGAGTCAGTAGAAATTCTCGGTCTCTGGAACATCGCGAACGCGGAACCCGATCGGATCGCACTGGTGGATCCGTCCGGCCGCGAGGTGAGCTATCGCGAATTGGCCACGCTCGCGAACCGTTACGGCACCGGCCTACGGGCAGTCGGCCTGCAGCCCGGCGACGTGCTGGTCACCATGGTGCACAACTGCGTCGAGGCGGTCGCCGCGTACTTCGCGGCCTACCAGGCCGGGTTGTACATCGTCGCGGTGAACTGGCATCTGACCGGTCCGGAGGTCGCCTATATCCTCGCCGACAGCGAGGCCAAGGCCTTCATCGCCAGTGATCGGTTCGCCGCCGCCGCGATCGCCGCCGCCGATGAGGCCGGGTTGCCCGCCACCGCGCGTTTCGCGGTCGGCGAGATAGCGGGCTTCAAGTCGGTGTCGTGGCTGGGTGCGGCCGATACCGGTCGGCCCGATAACCGGACCACCGGTGCGCCGATGCTCTACACCTCGGGAACCACGGGGCGGCCCAAGGGCGTTCGGCGCCCGCTCACCGGGACCGACCCGGATGTCGTTCCGGTGTATTCGTCCGCGTTCTTCGGGCTGTTCGGACTGAAGCCCTACGACGAGCACGTGCACATCTGTGGTTCGCCGCTGTACCACACGGCCGTGCTGAACTTCGCCACCATCTCGATCCAGTTGGGGCACAAGCTCGTTCTGATGGATCGCTGGGATGCGGAGGAGATGCTGCGGCTCATCGACAAGCACCGGGTGACCCACAGCCATATGGTTCCGACCCAGTTCCACCGCCTGCTCGCGCTGCCCGCCGACGTACGCGCCAAGTACGACGTTTCTTCATTGCGCAGCATGGTGCACGGTGCGGCGCCGTGCCCGGCCGAGACCAAGCGGCAGATGCTGGAGTGGTGGGGTCCGACGGTCACCGAGTACTACGCGGCCACCGAGGGCGGCGGCACGGTGATCAACGGGACCGAATGGCTGACGAAGCCCGGATCGGTCGGCAAGGCTTGGCCCTGGTCGGTGATCAAGGTGTTGAGCGAGGAAGACGGCTCCGAAGTCCCCACCGGCGAGACCGGTCTGGTCTATATGCGGATGGGCACGTCCAGCTTCGAATACCACCACGCCAAGGAGAAGACCGAAGAGGCAAGGGTCGGTGACCTTTTCACGGTCGGCGATATCGGCCACCTCGACGAGGACGGCTACCTCTACCTGCACGACCGCCGCTCCGATCTGATCCTGTCCGGCGGTGTGAACATCTACCCGGCCGAGATCGAGAATGTGCTGACCACGCACCCGAAGGTCGAGGATGTCGCGGTCTTCGGTCTGCCCCATCCAGATTGGGGCCAGGAGGTCAAGGCTGTCGTCCAGCCGGTCGCCGGTGTCGAGGGCAACGACGAACTGACCGCCGAGCTATTGGCCTACGCCGCAACCCAATTGGCGAAGTACAAGATGCCCCGCTCCATCGACTACCTGGACGAACTGCCCCGCGACCCCAACGGCAAGCTCTACAAGCGCAAGCTCCGCGACCGCTACATCCCGGCGTCGTAG
- a CDS encoding acyl-CoA synthetase produces MSYNIADLVEHAIDLMPDRVALADDGREVTYAQLEERANKLANYLLQQGVQPGDKVGIYSRNTVEAVEAMVAVFKARAVMINVNFRYVENELQYIFDNSDMVALIHERRYSDRVAGVRPNTPLLKTVIVVDDDTTGTIATAADSVEYETVLAESSGERDFGERSADDIFMLYTGGTTGLPKGVMWRHEDWWRVLGGGINFLTGEYVEDEWHQAKTGAGNPQMVRFPIPPMIHGGSQTATFHSLFDGGKAVMIPEFTGHGVWQHIDRHKINLIFITGDAMARPMMDALAEGNPETGEPYDLSSLYLIASSAALFSPTLKDQFLERLPNRMITDSIGSSETGFGGLAVVAKGANHTGGPRVKIDAATQVLDDQGNPVEPGSGQVGFLARSGHIPVGYYKDEVKTKATFKEFNGIRYSIPGDYARVEEDGTVTMLGRGSVSINSGGEKIYPEEVEGALKIHPEIFDALVVGVPDERWGQRVAAVVQCRGDKRPTLDELRPVLTQEIAPYKLPRSVWFVDQIKRNPAGKPDYRWAKAQTEERPADEHAEASSK; encoded by the coding sequence GTGAGCTACAACATAGCGGACCTAGTCGAACACGCCATCGATCTGATGCCCGACCGCGTAGCGCTGGCCGACGACGGCCGCGAGGTGACTTACGCGCAGCTGGAGGAGCGGGCCAACAAGCTCGCGAACTACCTGCTGCAACAGGGTGTCCAACCGGGTGACAAAGTGGGCATCTATTCACGGAACACCGTCGAGGCCGTCGAGGCCATGGTCGCGGTCTTCAAGGCGCGCGCCGTGATGATCAACGTGAACTTCCGGTACGTCGAGAACGAGTTGCAGTACATTTTCGACAACTCGGATATGGTCGCGCTGATCCACGAGCGCCGCTACAGCGACCGGGTGGCCGGGGTTCGCCCGAATACGCCCCTGCTGAAGACGGTCATCGTCGTGGACGACGATACGACCGGCACCATTGCGACCGCAGCCGATTCGGTCGAATACGAGACGGTGCTGGCCGAGTCCTCCGGTGAGCGCGACTTCGGCGAGCGCTCGGCCGATGACATCTTCATGCTCTACACCGGCGGCACCACCGGTCTGCCCAAGGGCGTTATGTGGCGGCATGAGGACTGGTGGCGCGTGCTCGGCGGCGGCATCAACTTCCTCACCGGCGAATACGTCGAGGACGAATGGCATCAGGCCAAAACCGGTGCGGGCAATCCGCAGATGGTTCGGTTCCCGATTCCGCCGATGATTCACGGCGGCTCACAGACCGCGACCTTCCACAGCCTGTTCGATGGCGGTAAGGCCGTGATGATTCCGGAGTTCACCGGACACGGCGTGTGGCAGCACATCGATCGGCACAAGATCAACCTCATCTTCATCACCGGTGACGCCATGGCCCGGCCGATGATGGATGCGCTGGCCGAGGGCAATCCGGAAACCGGTGAGCCGTACGATCTTTCGAGCCTGTACCTGATCGCCAGCAGTGCGGCGCTCTTCTCGCCGACGCTCAAGGACCAGTTCCTGGAACGCCTGCCGAACCGGATGATCACCGATTCCATCGGGTCCTCCGAGACCGGCTTCGGCGGTCTCGCCGTTGTCGCCAAGGGCGCAAACCACACCGGCGGCCCGCGGGTGAAGATCGATGCCGCCACCCAGGTGCTCGACGACCAGGGCAATCCGGTGGAACCCGGCTCCGGGCAGGTCGGTTTCCTCGCGCGCAGCGGCCACATTCCGGTCGGCTACTACAAGGACGAGGTCAAGACCAAGGCAACGTTCAAGGAGTTCAACGGAATTCGCTACTCCATCCCCGGCGATTACGCCCGGGTCGAGGAGGACGGCACCGTCACCATGCTCGGGCGCGGTTCGGTGAGCATCAATAGCGGCGGCGAGAAGATCTATCCGGAGGAGGTCGAGGGCGCACTCAAGATCCACCCCGAGATCTTCGACGCACTCGTGGTCGGTGTTCCGGACGAGCGGTGGGGACAGCGGGTGGCCGCGGTCGTGCAGTGTCGCGGCGACAAGCGTCCCACCCTCGACGAACTGCGTCCGGTGCTCACCCAGGAGATCGCGCCCTACAAGCTGCCGCGCAGCGTGTGGTTCGTCGATCAGATCAAGCGCAATCCGGCGGGCAAGCCCGATTACCGTTGGGCCAAGGCGCAAACCGAGGAGCGTCCCGCCGACGAGCACGCCGAGGCGAGCAGCAAGTAA
- a CDS encoding alpha/beta hydrolase, whose translation MPFVTSAGAKVHFVDSGGSGPAVVLGHAFFMDHEMFANQIAALAPKYRVISIDGRGHGLTEHDDGAYSFWDLARDAWSVVDHLGIDRVVVGGVGQGGFTALRMALLCPPRVDGLILLGCSAQAYSDVQRVGYRQVTDAWIGTGPLTVIAKMVAGLIIGGDRSDHQPWLAKWLSGDRERVAAAADCLINVDDISDLIGDITCPALLVRGASDPAFDHDAVDLLTKGLGGPAEFHTIEGAAHTPNLTHACEIDQLMLQFLGKLGR comes from the coding sequence ATGCCCTTCGTAACCTCCGCCGGCGCGAAAGTGCACTTCGTCGACAGCGGAGGATCCGGGCCCGCGGTGGTGCTCGGGCACGCCTTCTTCATGGATCACGAAATGTTCGCGAACCAGATTGCCGCACTCGCCCCGAAATATCGCGTGATCTCGATCGATGGGCGCGGCCACGGACTGACCGAACACGACGACGGCGCATACAGTTTCTGGGATCTGGCCCGCGATGCCTGGTCGGTGGTCGACCACCTCGGCATCGACCGGGTGGTCGTCGGCGGTGTCGGGCAGGGTGGGTTCACCGCACTACGCATGGCCTTGCTGTGCCCACCGCGAGTGGATGGCCTGATCCTGCTCGGCTGTTCTGCGCAGGCCTACAGCGACGTGCAGCGGGTCGGCTATCGCCAGGTCACCGATGCCTGGATCGGCACCGGGCCGCTGACCGTGATCGCGAAGATGGTGGCGGGCTTGATCATCGGTGGTGATCGGTCCGATCATCAACCGTGGCTGGCCAAATGGTTGAGCGGTGACCGGGAACGGGTCGCCGCGGCGGCCGACTGTCTGATCAACGTGGACGACATCTCCGATCTCATCGGCGATATCACCTGCCCCGCGCTGTTGGTCCGCGGCGCCTCCGACCCGGCCTTCGATCATGACGCCGTGGATTTACTGACAAAGGGACTCGGTGGTCCCGCGGAATTCCACACCATCGAGGGCGCCGCGCACACACCGAATCTCACCCACGCGTGTGAAATCGACCAGCTGATGCTGCAATTCCTCGGGAAACTCGGCCGGTAG
- a CDS encoding crotonase/enoyl-CoA hydratase family protein, with protein sequence MPDCLVEKRDHVLIVTMNRPEARNALSAEMMAIMRDAWDQVDNDPDIRVAILTGAGGAFCAGMDLKAMTARHPGDNASSFDPTKLEALLKGRRLTKPLIAAVEGPAIAGGTEILQGTDIRVAAEGAKFGVSEARWGLFPLGGSAVRLVRQIPYTVAADILLTGRHITAGEAKEIGLIGHVVPDGTALDKALELAAQIAANGPLAVQAILRTIRETEAMPEEDAFQIEAELGMSVFRSADAKEGPKAFAEKRKPTFTGS encoded by the coding sequence ATGCCCGATTGCCTCGTCGAGAAGCGCGATCACGTACTCATCGTCACCATGAATCGGCCCGAGGCCCGCAATGCCCTTTCGGCCGAGATGATGGCGATCATGCGCGACGCCTGGGACCAGGTGGACAACGATCCCGATATCCGCGTCGCGATCCTGACCGGTGCGGGCGGTGCGTTCTGTGCGGGCATGGACCTCAAGGCGATGACCGCGCGGCACCCCGGCGACAACGCGAGCAGCTTCGATCCGACCAAATTGGAGGCGCTGCTCAAGGGCCGTCGACTCACCAAACCGCTGATCGCGGCGGTGGAGGGTCCGGCCATCGCCGGTGGCACCGAAATCCTGCAGGGCACCGATATCCGGGTGGCCGCCGAAGGCGCGAAATTCGGTGTATCCGAGGCGCGTTGGGGTCTGTTCCCGCTCGGCGGCTCGGCCGTGCGGCTGGTCCGCCAGATTCCCTACACCGTCGCCGCTGACATTCTGCTGACCGGCAGGCACATCACCGCCGGCGAAGCCAAGGAGATCGGGCTGATCGGGCATGTAGTCCCGGACGGCACCGCACTGGACAAGGCCCTCGAACTCGCCGCGCAGATCGCGGCCAACGGTCCCCTCGCGGTGCAGGCGATTCTGCGCACCATTCGGGAAACCGAGGCCATGCCGGAAGAGGACGCCTTCCAGATCGAGGCCGAACTCGGCATGTCGGTCTTCCGGTCGGCCGATGCCAAAGAGGGCCCGAAGGCCTTCGCCGAGAAGCGCAAGCCCACCTTCACCGGCAGCTGA
- a CDS encoding VOC family protein: MPSKMIFINLPVADLGRSRNFYEAIGWKVNQDFTDENAACIVIDDNICAMLLTKDFYSNFSKRPIADTIATSGGAYALSLASAQEVDALTDAALAAGATEEIHEDRRAQEAQVGMFGRTFIDPDGHQWEPFWMDYPGN, encoded by the coding sequence ATGCCCAGCAAGATGATCTTCATCAACCTTCCCGTCGCGGACCTGGGCCGGTCCAGAAACTTCTACGAGGCGATCGGCTGGAAGGTCAATCAGGACTTCACCGATGAGAATGCCGCGTGCATCGTCATCGACGACAACATCTGCGCCATGCTGCTGACCAAGGACTTCTATTCGAACTTCAGCAAGCGCCCGATCGCCGACACGATCGCGACCAGCGGTGGCGCATACGCGTTATCCCTGGCCAGCGCACAAGAGGTCGACGCACTCACCGATGCCGCCCTGGCCGCAGGTGCCACCGAGGAAATCCACGAGGACCGCCGCGCCCAGGAGGCCCAGGTCGGTATGTTCGGCCGCACTTTTATCGATCCGGACGGCCACCAGTGGGAGCCCTTCTGGATGGACTATCCCGGCAACTGA
- a CDS encoding sigma-70 family RNA polymerase sigma factor, whose amino-acid sequence MNDSVGLTPDVLESFEGHRRELCAYAYRMLGSSFEAEDAVQETFTRAWKSYDAFEGRASLRSWLYKITTNVCLDMLDGPQRRARPMDLSGPARPDSPMPMPQPDYVWIEPIPNALAFGSDPAEHASAKDTLRLAFVAACQHLPATQRAILIMREVLRFSASETAEALTMSPASVNSALQRARATMSKVQPTATDTYDETDDDQRKLVDDFVKAFEAYDMDTLTTLLKTDVALSMPPIELWVSGPENVAAFMLGHGKGCRDSRMIRLEGANGLPAFGHYKPSETEPGVWVPWSITVLELDGDSIAGLNFFLDTEKLFPLFGLAPELREPTV is encoded by the coding sequence ATGAACGACTCCGTCGGCCTCACCCCGGATGTCCTCGAGTCCTTCGAAGGACATCGGCGGGAACTGTGCGCCTACGCCTATCGCATGCTCGGCTCCTCCTTCGAAGCGGAGGACGCGGTGCAGGAGACCTTCACTCGCGCGTGGAAGTCCTACGACGCGTTCGAGGGTCGCGCCAGCCTGAGGTCCTGGCTGTACAAGATCACCACCAATGTCTGCCTCGATATGCTCGACGGCCCGCAGCGCCGGGCCCGGCCGATGGATCTGTCCGGTCCGGCGCGGCCGGATTCGCCGATGCCGATGCCGCAGCCGGATTACGTCTGGATCGAACCGATCCCGAACGCACTGGCCTTCGGATCGGATCCGGCCGAGCACGCCTCGGCCAAGGACACATTGCGGCTGGCGTTCGTCGCGGCCTGTCAGCATCTACCCGCGACCCAGCGCGCCATCCTGATCATGCGCGAGGTGCTGCGGTTCTCGGCCAGCGAGACGGCCGAGGCACTCACCATGTCCCCCGCCTCGGTGAACAGCGCACTACAGCGAGCCAGGGCCACCATGTCGAAGGTGCAGCCGACGGCCACCGACACCTATGACGAAACCGATGACGATCAGCGCAAACTCGTCGACGATTTCGTCAAGGCCTTCGAGGCCTACGATATGGACACCCTGACCACCCTGCTGAAAACCGATGTGGCACTGTCCATGCCGCCGATCGAACTGTGGGTCTCGGGCCCCGAGAATGTGGCCGCGTTCATGCTCGGCCACGGCAAGGGCTGCCGCGATTCCCGCATGATCCGGCTGGAAGGCGCCAACGGGCTGCCCGCGTTCGGCCACTACAAGCCGAGCGAGACCGAGCCGGGCGTCTGGGTGCCCTGGTCCATCACTGTGCTGGAACTCGACGGCGACTCGATCGCCGGACTCAACTTCTTCCTCGATACCGAGAAGCTGTTCCCGCTTTTCGGTTTGGCGCCGGAGTTGCGCGAACCGACTGTGTGA
- a CDS encoding thioesterase family protein, whose amino-acid sequence MTTPYAFFAATEDSFEPLPFAASSWSPNMVNGPAICGLLARALEQQHCAPEFTPARLTVDLFRPTLAKPVTVVTELVREGRRIRVADAALMQDGVDVARASVVFLKRSHQPPGELWTRPESPRPPAVPIADGPTAPMWNSDGTADGWSSRIGEHQNSGRKRMWQAPLSVVEGEPPSAFAAAAMIGESTSLMTNWGTAGIGFINADLTLALARPVIGLEIGVEADSHISADGIAVGSATLFDRAGSFGTCVVTALSNADRQVDFANGDPRQRVYVQ is encoded by the coding sequence TTGACAACGCCCTATGCGTTTTTCGCGGCAACGGAGGACAGCTTCGAGCCGTTGCCGTTCGCGGCCAGCAGTTGGTCACCGAATATGGTCAATGGTCCGGCGATCTGCGGCCTGCTGGCCAGGGCGTTGGAACAGCAGCACTGTGCACCGGAATTCACACCGGCGCGGCTGACGGTCGACCTGTTCCGCCCTACCTTGGCCAAGCCGGTGACGGTGGTGACCGAGCTGGTACGGGAGGGTCGCCGGATCCGGGTCGCCGATGCCGCACTGATGCAGGACGGTGTGGATGTGGCCCGCGCCAGCGTGGTCTTCCTGAAGCGTTCGCACCAGCCGCCGGGTGAGCTGTGGACGCGCCCGGAATCCCCGCGGCCGCCAGCGGTTCCGATAGCGGACGGCCCGACCGCGCCGATGTGGAACAGCGACGGTACTGCCGATGGCTGGTCGTCGCGGATCGGTGAGCATCAGAACAGCGGGCGCAAACGCATGTGGCAGGCGCCGCTTTCGGTGGTTGAGGGTGAGCCGCCATCGGCCTTCGCCGCGGCCGCGATGATCGGTGAGTCGACGAGCCTCATGACCAACTGGGGGACGGCCGGAATCGGTTTCATCAATGCCGATCTGACGCTCGCGCTGGCCCGGCCCGTCATCGGCTTGGAGATCGGGGTGGAGGCGGACAGTCATATCAGCGCGGACGGAATAGCCGTCGGTAGTGCGACATTGTTCGATCGGGCCGGATCGTTCGGCACGTGTGTGGTAACGGCGTTGTCCAATGCGGACCGGCAGGTCGACTTCGCAAATGGTGATCCGCGTCAGCGGGTCTACGTTCAGTAG
- a CDS encoding TetR family transcriptional regulator, producing MNVEPVQPPARRSDATRAAILAAARARFAAEGFRKATIRAIAADAAIDPSMVMRYFGSKDGLFAAAVDVHLDLPDLAAADPDALGELLVRRFLAIWEDQPDKKVLVILLRSSITDEGVSQRFRQIFAEQVLPAVLRFGDPADAQRRGGLIVTQLLGLALCRYVLELPPVVGLTREQIIADIAPTLQRYLISAPISA from the coding sequence ATGAACGTCGAGCCTGTTCAACCACCTGCACGTCGCTCCGATGCCACCCGCGCGGCCATCCTGGCGGCCGCCCGCGCCCGCTTCGCGGCCGAGGGGTTTCGCAAGGCGACCATTCGCGCCATTGCCGCCGATGCCGCGATCGATCCGTCGATGGTGATGCGTTACTTCGGCAGTAAGGACGGACTTTTCGCCGCGGCGGTCGATGTGCACCTCGACCTGCCGGATCTCGCCGCGGCCGATCCAGATGCCCTCGGGGAGTTGCTGGTTCGCCGGTTCCTGGCAATCTGGGAGGATCAGCCCGATAAAAAGGTGCTGGTGATCTTGCTGCGCTCGTCGATCACCGATGAGGGTGTGAGCCAACGCTTTCGGCAGATCTTCGCCGAACAGGTGCTGCCCGCGGTGCTGCGCTTCGGCGATCCGGCCGACGCGCAGCGCCGCGGGGGTCTGATCGTCACCCAGTTGCTGGGACTCGCGTTGTGCCGCTATGTGCTCGAGCTGCCGCCGGTGGTCGGCCTGACGCGCGAGCAGATCATCGCCGATATCGCACCGACCTTGCAGCGCTATCTGATATCGGCGCCGATCAGCGCTTAG